Proteins encoded together in one Sander lucioperca isolate FBNREF2018 chromosome 17, SLUC_FBN_1.2, whole genome shotgun sequence window:
- the LOC116060419 gene encoding uncharacterized protein LOC116060419 isoform X25, which yields MNREKMICSILLLIILTSCVSGTFVVNVTQTSYQAEENHDITLEWTFTTNPHSSSNSLNIFCELLADLRPSVLFHLHEGVEVPESQDEQFAGRVQWDKDVLREGRLRLHVSRLRTEDSGLYLCDVLTSYGSNSGRCWLNVTAARDRSEPETPNTTSPPQPESWDMFLFCYLIIVLVMSVLCLFFPRWFLFPAVT from the exons ATGAACAG GGAGAAGATGATCTGCAGCATCCTGCTGCTCATCATCCTGACCTCCTGTGTCTCTG GAACATTTGTAGTGAATGTGACCCAGACCTCCTATCAGGCAGAGGAGAACCACGACATCACACTGGAGTGGACCTTCACAACCAACCCTCACAGTTCCTCCAACTCTCTTAATATCTTCTGTGAACTGTTAGCTGATCTCAGACCATCAGTCCTGTTTCATCTCCATGAAGGAGTTGAGGTCCCAGAGTCTCAGGATGAACAGTTTGCAGGACGAGTCCAGTGGGACAAAGACGTCCTCAGAGAAGGACGACTCAGACTTCATGTGTCCAGACTCAGGACTGAAGACTCGGGACTGTACCTGTGTGATGTGCTCACAAGTTATGGGAGTAACTCTGGTAGATGTTGGCTCAATGTCACTG CAGCGAGGGATCGGTCTGAACCTgagacaccaaacacaacaagtcCACCACAGCCAGAGAGTTGGGATATGTTCCTATTCTGCTATTTAATAATCGTGCTTGTTATGTCTGTACTCTGTCTGTTTTTCCCCCGGTGGTTTTTGTTTCCAGCTGTTacataa
- the LOC116060419 gene encoding uncharacterized protein LOC116060419 isoform X27, with translation MNREKMICSILLLIILTSCVSGTFVVNVTQTSYQAEENHDITLEWTFTTNPHSSSNSLNIFCELLADLRPSVLFHLHEGVEVPESQDEQFAGRVQWDKDVLREGRLRLHVSRLRTEDSGLYLCDVLTSYGSNSGRCWLNVTARDRSEPETPNTTSPPQPESWDMFLFCYLIIVLVMSVLCLFFPRWFLFPAVT, from the exons ATGAACAG GGAGAAGATGATCTGCAGCATCCTGCTGCTCATCATCCTGACCTCCTGTGTCTCTG GAACATTTGTAGTGAATGTGACCCAGACCTCCTATCAGGCAGAGGAGAACCACGACATCACACTGGAGTGGACCTTCACAACCAACCCTCACAGTTCCTCCAACTCTCTTAATATCTTCTGTGAACTGTTAGCTGATCTCAGACCATCAGTCCTGTTTCATCTCCATGAAGGAGTTGAGGTCCCAGAGTCTCAGGATGAACAGTTTGCAGGACGAGTCCAGTGGGACAAAGACGTCCTCAGAGAAGGACGACTCAGACTTCATGTGTCCAGACTCAGGACTGAAGACTCGGGACTGTACCTGTGTGATGTGCTCACAAGTTATGGGAGTAACTCTGGTAGATGTTGGCTCAATGTCACTG CGAGGGATCGGTCTGAACCTgagacaccaaacacaacaagtcCACCACAGCCAGAGAGTTGGGATATGTTCCTATTCTGCTATTTAATAATCGTGCTTGTTATGTCTGTACTCTGTCTGTTTTTCCCCCGGTGGTTTTTGTTTCCAGCTGTTacataa